From the genome of Halomonas sp. MCCC 1A13316, one region includes:
- a CDS encoding DUF6647 family protein, producing the protein MTMSLVVMMALAAGPCASAPVDAQEADRPGRFSQRSVAAQLETTISELSDWIIDHSDYRKAPNVIVTWEGQLSLQARCFPNFPSDLMPAILIKAAYDSSTSTIYVDTGFDPGDPIDISYLLHELVHHHQLRAAKNTTARHRGELEGEAYRLQLAWLSEQGYTDPYAELGIDEKTLLIIERCPR; encoded by the coding sequence ATGACAATGTCGCTTGTCGTAATGATGGCATTAGCAGCCGGACCATGCGCGTCAGCCCCCGTCGACGCTCAGGAAGCCGATCGGCCTGGCCGTTTCTCTCAACGCAGCGTGGCCGCCCAACTGGAAACGACCATCAGCGAGCTGAGCGACTGGATCATCGATCACAGCGACTACCGTAAAGCCCCCAATGTCATTGTCACTTGGGAAGGGCAGCTTTCGTTGCAAGCGCGCTGCTTTCCAAATTTCCCGAGTGACTTGATGCCAGCCATCCTGATTAAGGCAGCCTACGACTCCAGCACTTCGACGATCTACGTGGACACCGGCTTCGACCCAGGAGATCCGATCGATATCAGCTACCTGCTACATGAACTCGTTCATCACCACCAGCTGCGCGCCGCCAAAAACACCACAGCGCGCCACCGGGGGGAATTGGAGGGCGAAGCGTACCGGCTACAGCTTGCTTGGCTCAGCGAGCAAGGGTACACCGACCCCTACGCTGAGCTCGGGATCGATGAAAAGACGCTGCTGATCATCGAGCGCTGTCCTCGCTAG
- a CDS encoding c-type cytochrome encodes MKTIIALFSFGILLLSSLTVTADTHTDMQKLAEEKQCLSCHERKDDTPRAPGFNSIAAKYSDSEMRGYLIDVIVSGGEKHWGSAVMPEPGERAEVSEEEAEMLVDWILKMHPEKT; translated from the coding sequence ATGAAAACTATTATTGCTTTATTTTCATTCGGCATCCTGCTTCTGAGCTCGCTTACGGTGACAGCTGACACCCATACAGACATGCAGAAGCTAGCGGAAGAAAAGCAGTGCCTTAGTTGCCACGAAAGAAAGGATGACACGCCCAGGGCGCCTGGCTTCAACAGTATCGCAGCAAAATATTCAGACAGTGAGATGAGGGGATATCTTATCGATGTCATCGTTTCGGGGGGAGAAAAGCACTGGGGTTCTGCTGTCATGCCGGAGCCCGGTGAACGTGCAGAAGTTAGCGAAGAAGAGGCCGAGATGCTTGTCGACTGGATCCTGAAGATGCATCCCGAGAAAACTTGA
- a CDS encoding YecA/YgfB family protein, whose product MSDTPLPQPLLEDEELERLDEFLDSKSVDPDALDLISAHGFLVALAVAPRELEAATWVAELFHGEPAFVDATERSEILGLLEKLRDNAIATLEQGGLPELPFELTLDGVPPEETPIGDWCAGFMEAVFLDETAWFEQDEETVATLLLPFMALSGLFEDEPDMAEMAADTARLESLVIQLPDLVLDLYLHYRVPPETPKPVPRKKKPAGRGPGRGKR is encoded by the coding sequence ATGTCAGACACGCCCCTGCCCCAGCCCCTGCTCGAGGACGAGGAGCTAGAACGTCTCGATGAGTTCCTCGACTCCAAGAGCGTCGATCCCGACGCCCTGGACCTGATCTCTGCTCACGGTTTCCTCGTTGCCTTGGCCGTAGCGCCGCGCGAGCTGGAGGCTGCCACCTGGGTGGCCGAGCTGTTCCACGGCGAACCCGCCTTCGTCGATGCCACCGAGCGCAGCGAAATCCTGGGATTGCTGGAGAAGCTGCGCGACAACGCCATCGCTACGCTGGAGCAGGGCGGGCTGCCCGAGTTGCCCTTCGAACTCACGCTGGACGGAGTGCCACCGGAGGAAACGCCCATCGGCGACTGGTGCGCCGGCTTCATGGAGGCTGTGTTTCTCGACGAAACGGCTTGGTTCGAACAGGACGAGGAGACCGTGGCCACCCTGCTGCTGCCGTTCATGGCACTTTCGGGGCTGTTCGAAGACGAGCCGGACATGGCCGAGATGGCGGCGGACACGGCACGCCTGGAGTCGCTGGTCATCCAACTGCCGGACCTGGTGCTGGACCTCTACTTGCACTACCGCGTACCGCCCGAGACACCCAAGCCGGTGCCGCGCAAGAAGAAGCCCGCCGGCCGCGGTCCTGGCAGGGGCAAGCGGTAG
- a CDS encoding SprT family zinc-dependent metalloprotease: MRRPVLPDPSSQWLASLDEATLHRALLERVEAAWQLCCQYYPDLPRPKVWCDLRGKCAGQAHYGRGGLRFNPVLYAENRHAFLTEVVPHEMAHWLVRHLRDGRQAKPHGREWRTVMERLFGLEANVTHSFDTRRASPMPYRYHCGCQAHFFTSHRHSLARKGRRYRCLSCAETLVYQSFVENEKHATNY; this comes from the coding sequence ATGAGACGACCCGTGCTTCCCGATCCTTCCTCCCAATGGCTGGCGAGCCTCGACGAGGCAACGCTTCACCGGGCTCTGCTGGAGCGAGTGGAGGCCGCCTGGCAGTTGTGCTGCCAGTACTACCCCGACCTGCCGCGGCCCAAGGTCTGGTGTGACCTGCGCGGAAAGTGTGCCGGCCAGGCCCACTACGGTCGCGGTGGGCTACGCTTCAACCCGGTGCTTTATGCTGAGAATCGACATGCCTTCCTGACCGAGGTCGTGCCCCATGAGATGGCTCACTGGCTGGTGCGCCACCTGCGCGACGGGCGCCAGGCAAAGCCTCATGGCCGTGAGTGGCGAACCGTGATGGAGCGCCTGTTCGGTCTCGAGGCAAACGTGACGCACTCCTTCGATACCCGCCGGGCGAGCCCGATGCCTTACCGTTACCACTGTGGCTGCCAGGCGCACTTCTTCACCTCGCACCGGCACTCGCTGGCCCGCAAGGGACGCCGCTATCGTTGCCTCTCGTGCGCCGAGACCTTGGTCTATCAGTCCTTTGTAGAGAATGAAAAACATGCTACAAATTACTGA
- the acs gene encoding acetate--CoA ligase: protein MTDQHNVHPVRDDFAANAWIDRDKYQAMYKQSVDDPEGFWAEQAKRIDWFKAPTKIKHTSFDAHNVDIRWFEDGTLNASVSCLDRHLESRGDQTAIIWEGDDPKDSKHVSYRELHAKTCQLANALKELGIGKGDVVTLYMPMIPEAAVAMLACARIGAVHSVVFGGFSPDALAQRVIGADSKLVITADESVRGGKQVPLKDNVDAALTRKGTEVCENVLVVKRTGGEIEWKEGRDVWYHDLVDKQASDCPAEEMNAEDPLFILYTSGSTGAPKGLKHTTGGYLVYASMTHQYVFDYQDGEVYWCTADVGWVTGHSYIVYGPLANGATTLMFEGVPSYPSHGRMGEIVDKHNVSILYTAPTAIRALMAHGDGVMDSSQRNSLRLLGSVGEPINPEAWEWFYRVIGNAKCPIVDTWWQTETGGIMIAPLPGAMDLKPGSATLPFFGVMPALVDNEGNELKGAVEGNLVITDSWPGQARSIWGDHDRFVQTYFSTYKGLYFTGDGCRRDEDGYYWITGRVDDVLNVSGHRMGTAEIESSLVSHEAVAEAAVVGFPHDIKGQGIYIYVTLTDGVEPSDELKKELTQWVRKDIGPIASPDVIQWAPGLPKTRSGKIMRRILRKIAANETDGLGDTSTLADPSVVDDLIENRAIK, encoded by the coding sequence ATGACCGATCAGCATAACGTCCATCCGGTACGCGACGACTTCGCCGCCAACGCCTGGATCGATCGCGACAAATATCAGGCCATGTACAAGCAGTCCGTCGACGACCCCGAGGGATTCTGGGCGGAGCAGGCCAAGCGTATCGACTGGTTCAAGGCGCCGACGAAGATCAAGCATACCTCCTTCGACGCGCACAACGTCGACATTCGCTGGTTCGAGGACGGCACCCTGAACGCCAGCGTCAGCTGCCTCGATCGCCATCTGGAGAGCCGTGGCGACCAAACCGCCATCATCTGGGAAGGCGACGACCCCAAGGACTCCAAGCACGTCAGCTACCGTGAGTTGCACGCCAAGACGTGCCAGTTGGCCAATGCGCTCAAGGAACTCGGCATCGGCAAGGGCGATGTCGTCACCCTCTACATGCCGATGATTCCCGAAGCGGCGGTGGCCATGCTGGCCTGTGCCCGCATCGGTGCCGTGCACTCGGTGGTGTTCGGCGGTTTCTCTCCCGACGCCCTGGCCCAGCGCGTCATCGGTGCCGACTCCAAGCTCGTCATCACTGCCGACGAGTCGGTGCGCGGTGGCAAGCAGGTACCGCTCAAGGACAACGTCGACGCCGCCCTGACCCGCAAGGGCACCGAGGTGTGCGAGAACGTGCTGGTGGTCAAGCGCACCGGTGGCGAGATCGAGTGGAAGGAAGGCCGTGACGTCTGGTATCACGACCTGGTCGACAAGCAGGCGAGCGACTGCCCGGCCGAGGAGATGAACGCCGAGGACCCGCTGTTCATCCTCTACACTTCCGGTTCCACCGGGGCGCCCAAGGGTCTCAAGCACACCACCGGCGGCTATCTGGTTTACGCCAGCATGACCCACCAGTACGTCTTCGATTATCAGGATGGCGAAGTGTACTGGTGTACCGCCGATGTAGGTTGGGTCACCGGTCACAGCTACATCGTCTACGGCCCGCTGGCCAATGGCGCCACCACGCTGATGTTCGAGGGCGTGCCGAGCTATCCCAGCCATGGCCGCATGGGCGAGATCGTCGACAAGCACAACGTCAGCATCCTCTATACCGCGCCGACCGCCATTCGTGCCCTGATGGCACACGGCGACGGCGTGATGGACTCCAGCCAGCGCAACAGCCTGCGCCTGCTCGGCTCGGTGGGCGAGCCGATCAACCCCGAAGCGTGGGAGTGGTTCTACCGTGTGATCGGCAACGCCAAGTGCCCGATCGTCGATACTTGGTGGCAGACCGAGACCGGCGGCATCATGATCGCGCCGCTGCCCGGTGCCATGGATCTCAAGCCGGGCTCTGCCACGCTGCCGTTTTTCGGCGTCATGCCGGCGCTTGTCGACAACGAGGGCAACGAGCTCAAGGGTGCCGTCGAGGGCAACCTGGTGATCACCGACTCCTGGCCCGGCCAGGCTCGTTCGATCTGGGGCGACCACGACCGCTTCGTGCAGACCTACTTCTCCACCTACAAGGGGCTGTATTTCACCGGTGACGGCTGCCGTCGCGACGAGGACGGCTACTACTGGATCACCGGTCGGGTCGACGACGTACTCAACGTCTCGGGCCACCGCATGGGCACCGCCGAGATCGAGTCTTCACTGGTGTCCCACGAGGCCGTGGCCGAAGCCGCCGTGGTCGGCTTCCCCCACGACATCAAGGGCCAGGGCATCTACATCTACGTGACCCTGACCGATGGCGTCGAGCCGAGTGACGAGCTCAAGAAGGAACTGACCCAGTGGGTGCGCAAGGACATCGGACCGATCGCTTCGCCCGATGTCATCCAGTGGGCGCCGGGCCTGCCCAAGACCCGCTCGGGCAAGATCATGCGCCGCATCCTGCGCAAGATCGCCGCCAACGAAACCGATGGCCTGGGCGATACCAGCACCCTGGCCGATCCGAGCGTGGTGGATGATCTCATCGAGAATCGCGCCATCAAGTAA
- a CDS encoding MFS transporter, translating into MQPVNREKQNVAILVLSQTLFVIAMVTVMTLSGVVGQQLTSDPALATLPIAILMLGTVVSTLPASLFMKRVGRRRGFITGASLGGVAGGLLSFGAIALGSFWLFCAGNLLLGLYQGFAMYYRFAAADVANPAFRSRAISFVMAGGVVAAFLGPWNASAASGLIAGVPSGGPYLVIAILALLAIGLLTQLRVPPSGEPQPGETSRPMSEIAALPKFRVAVLAGAVGYAIMILVMTATPLAMRAQGFEMSQIAFIMQWHVLGMFAPSFVTGSLIARFGVQRILLSGVTLLIGTVLVAKLGTSLAHFWVALVLLGVGWNFLFVGGSAMLSTVHSEAERGKVQGVNDLIIFTLVAIGSLMAGQLLHRLGWEALNLAMLPLILLVALATLWSGLKTKSRLASQVSGSFEP; encoded by the coding sequence ATGCAGCCGGTAAACCGGGAAAAGCAGAACGTCGCCATCCTGGTGCTCAGCCAGACCCTGTTCGTCATTGCCATGGTGACAGTGATGACCCTGAGCGGGGTGGTGGGGCAGCAACTCACTTCCGACCCGGCGCTGGCCACTCTGCCAATAGCCATATTGATGTTGGGAACGGTGGTATCAACCTTACCCGCCTCACTTTTCATGAAGCGAGTGGGCCGGCGCCGAGGCTTCATCACCGGGGCAAGCTTGGGTGGCGTGGCCGGTGGCCTGCTGAGTTTCGGTGCCATTGCGCTGGGCTCCTTCTGGCTGTTCTGCGCCGGCAACCTGCTGCTGGGGCTCTACCAAGGCTTCGCCATGTACTACCGCTTCGCTGCTGCCGACGTGGCGAACCCTGCTTTTCGTAGTCGTGCGATCTCCTTCGTGATGGCCGGCGGGGTGGTGGCCGCCTTCCTCGGCCCCTGGAACGCCAGCGCCGCCAGTGGCCTCATCGCTGGCGTGCCCTCCGGTGGGCCTTATCTGGTGATCGCCATCCTCGCACTGCTGGCCATCGGCCTGCTGACGCAACTGCGCGTACCGCCCAGCGGCGAGCCGCAGCCCGGGGAGACATCACGCCCGATGTCGGAAATCGCCGCCCTGCCCAAATTCAGGGTGGCGGTACTGGCCGGCGCGGTGGGCTACGCCATCATGATACTGGTGATGACCGCCACGCCACTGGCGATGCGCGCCCAAGGCTTCGAGATGAGCCAGATCGCCTTCATCATGCAGTGGCACGTGCTTGGCATGTTCGCGCCGTCTTTCGTGACCGGCAGCCTGATCGCCCGCTTCGGCGTGCAACGCATCCTGCTCAGCGGGGTGACGCTGCTCATCGGCACGGTGCTGGTCGCCAAACTCGGCACCAGCCTGGCGCACTTCTGGGTAGCACTGGTGCTGCTGGGCGTGGGCTGGAACTTCCTGTTCGTGGGTGGCAGCGCCATGCTCTCCACGGTTCATAGCGAGGCCGAGCGGGGCAAGGTGCAGGGCGTCAACGACCTGATCATCTTCACGCTGGTGGCCATCGGCTCGCTGATGGCCGGGCAACTGCTGCACCGCCTGGGATGGGAGGCTCTCAACCTGGCCATGCTGCCATTGATCCTTCTGGTGGCCCTGGCCACCCTCTGGTCCGGCTTGAAAACCAAATCACGGCTGGCCAGCCAAGTCTCTGGATCATTTGAGCCATAA
- a CDS encoding hemerythrin domain-containing protein, which produces MNALDLLKEDHDKVRDLLEQLVNTTERAEKKRPELLAKIEQEIQVHTQIEEEIFYPAFKEASGKANDKMYYEAHEEHRAVEDLVMPDLKQADPSGTQFSGRAKVLKELIEHHAEEEEEEMFPQARKTMSTRQLEELGEKMQLRKKELMAA; this is translated from the coding sequence ATGAACGCTCTCGATCTGCTCAAGGAAGATCATGACAAGGTACGCGACCTGCTGGAGCAACTGGTCAACACGACTGAGCGAGCCGAGAAGAAGCGGCCTGAGTTGCTGGCAAAAATTGAACAGGAGATCCAAGTTCATACCCAGATCGAGGAAGAGATTTTCTACCCAGCGTTCAAAGAGGCCAGCGGCAAGGCGAACGACAAGATGTACTACGAGGCCCACGAGGAGCATCGAGCCGTCGAGGACCTGGTCATGCCCGATCTCAAGCAGGCCGACCCCTCCGGCACGCAATTTTCAGGGCGTGCCAAGGTGCTCAAGGAACTTATAGAGCATCATGCTGAGGAGGAAGAGGAAGAGATGTTTCCCCAGGCCAGAAAGACCATGTCGACACGACAGCTCGAGGAGCTTGGCGAGAAGATGCAGTTACGCAAGAAAGAGCTGATGGCCGCCTGA
- the ku gene encoding non-homologous end joining protein Ku, which yields MAARAMWKGVIRFGEIQVPVKLYSAVQDRSVHFRLLHEKDHSPVKQAMVNPETEAIVPYAETRRAFRTDEGSLVVFDKEELEALEPDSGRDIEVIRFMPSQVIDHRWYDRPYYLGPDGSESLYFALAEALGNSGKEGLARWVMRKKSYVGALRLHRGVPMLMSLRHEEQVVPVDALEPPKGKALDAKELDMARQLIGMLEAEFDPEEYHDEYRERVLELIEAKQRGKSVKVTPIRRREPSDDLSKALEASLKKERQRA from the coding sequence ATGGCGGCACGAGCAATGTGGAAAGGCGTGATCCGCTTCGGCGAGATCCAGGTCCCGGTCAAGCTCTACTCCGCGGTGCAGGATCGCAGCGTGCACTTTCGCCTGCTCCACGAGAAGGACCATTCCCCGGTCAAGCAGGCCATGGTCAATCCCGAGACCGAGGCTATCGTGCCCTACGCCGAAACGCGACGCGCCTTTCGCACCGACGAGGGCAGCCTGGTGGTGTTCGACAAGGAGGAGCTCGAGGCACTGGAGCCGGATTCGGGGCGCGACATCGAAGTGATCCGCTTCATGCCGTCCCAAGTGATCGATCATCGCTGGTACGACCGACCCTACTACCTCGGCCCGGATGGCAGCGAGTCGCTCTATTTCGCCCTGGCCGAGGCGCTGGGCAATAGCGGCAAGGAAGGGCTGGCGCGCTGGGTGATGCGCAAGAAAAGCTACGTCGGCGCCCTGCGCCTGCATCGCGGCGTGCCCATGCTGATGTCGCTGCGTCACGAGGAACAGGTGGTTCCCGTGGATGCCCTGGAGCCGCCGAAGGGCAAGGCGCTCGATGCCAAGGAGCTCGACATGGCGCGCCAGTTGATCGGCATGCTGGAGGCCGAGTTCGACCCCGAGGAGTACCACGACGAGTATCGCGAACGTGTGCTCGAGCTTATCGAGGCCAAGCAGCGCGGCAAGAGCGTCAAGGTCACGCCCATTCGTCGCCGGGAGCCCTCCGACGACCTGTCGAAGGCGCTCGAGGCCAGCCTGAAGAAGGAGCGCCAGCGTGCCTAG
- the ku gene encoding non-homologous end joining protein Ku has protein sequence MPSQSKRPGKGKDKRKANDETAQGEEKKRFHASGPRPLWSGTITFGLVSLPVNLYPANRPKPVSLRMVDQDGTPLSRRYFCEKEERVLDYDELIRGYEVEKNEFVVVEDRELESLAPEKSQEIDLKRFVGLDEIDPMYFQRAYFMTPDKGVTKAYRLLAESMEASERAGIATFVMRGKEYLVAIIAEKGILRAETLRFAEEVRAPEDIDLPEAASPDKTRVKTMQQAIDRLTEDELEREALQDLQSQRIVARAEEKLSRGIDVIELGKEDEPDVEPEQGGEVIDLMQVLKQSLAEGRPPGQEERGSRTTGKPSNQHGDDTSAKRSTAQKHPATKRGESEKRSAGKRGHGKASTAPRGKRRPAKLDGLSRDELYERAQQLDVPGRSRMSKAELVEAISKAS, from the coding sequence GTGCCTAGCCAGAGCAAGCGTCCCGGCAAGGGAAAAGACAAGCGCAAGGCCAACGACGAAACGGCCCAGGGCGAAGAGAAGAAGCGCTTCCACGCCAGCGGCCCTCGCCCGCTATGGTCGGGCACCATCACCTTCGGCCTGGTCAGCCTGCCGGTCAATCTCTACCCGGCCAACCGGCCCAAGCCGGTGTCGCTGCGCATGGTCGACCAGGACGGCACACCGCTGTCGCGGCGCTACTTCTGCGAGAAAGAGGAGCGCGTGCTCGACTACGACGAGCTGATTCGCGGCTACGAGGTCGAGAAGAACGAGTTCGTGGTGGTGGAGGATCGCGAGCTCGAGTCGCTGGCCCCGGAAAAATCCCAGGAGATCGATCTGAAGCGCTTCGTCGGCCTCGACGAGATCGACCCGATGTACTTCCAGCGTGCCTACTTCATGACCCCCGACAAGGGCGTGACCAAGGCCTACCGGCTGCTGGCAGAGAGCATGGAAGCCTCCGAGCGCGCCGGCATCGCCACCTTCGTCATGCGCGGCAAAGAGTACCTGGTGGCGATCATCGCCGAGAAGGGCATCCTGCGCGCCGAGACCCTGCGCTTCGCCGAGGAAGTGCGCGCCCCCGAGGACATCGACCTGCCCGAGGCCGCCAGTCCCGACAAGACGCGGGTCAAGACCATGCAGCAGGCCATCGACAGGCTGACCGAGGATGAGCTCGAGCGCGAGGCGCTGCAGGACCTGCAGAGCCAGCGTATCGTGGCGCGCGCAGAGGAGAAGCTCTCCCGCGGCATTGACGTGATCGAGCTGGGAAAGGAGGACGAACCCGATGTCGAGCCGGAACAGGGCGGCGAAGTGATCGACCTGATGCAAGTTCTCAAGCAGAGCCTGGCCGAGGGGCGCCCGCCTGGGCAGGAGGAACGAGGTAGCCGCACGACCGGCAAGCCCAGCAACCAGCACGGTGACGACACTTCCGCCAAGCGCAGTACGGCGCAGAAACACCCGGCGACCAAGCGGGGCGAGAGCGAAAAGCGCAGCGCCGGCAAACGTGGCCACGGCAAGGCCAGTACCGCACCGCGAGGCAAGCGCCGCCCTGCGAAGCTGGATGGGCTCTCGCGCGACGAACTTTACGAGCGCGCCCAGCAACTCGACGTTCCCGGCCGTAGCCGCATGAGCAAGGCCGAGCTGGTCGAGGCCATCTCCAAGGCGAGCTGA
- the ligD gene encoding DNA ligase D: MERLEEYRRKRDFTRTREPAGEARGESTPGELYVMHKHAASHDHFDLRLEQDGVLRSWALPKGPSLEPGEKRLAVEVEDHPLEYGAFEGVIPEKSYGGGTVMLWDRGTWRVKGRPKKDRIDIELDGERLKGSWTLTRMSGKRQDKQGRNWLLIKRHDDKPRMDDSLSVDEDTSIASGRSMHEIAEDRDATWSSNEGDALPAPPEPSLLDGARRAKLPREVKPQLATLAREVPSKGDWIHEIKLDGYRLLARVESGEVRFITRNGKDWTHRFPELARALSPLPVDSALLDGEVVAMGKDGISRFGQLQEALSNGRTAALVYQVFDLPYLAGHDLSSVPLLERKRTLEALLGAANMKEGTIRYSDHIETHGKAFHERACQMGLEGIICKRADSRYQQKRSRDWLKVKCVSHEEFVVGGFTDPGGSRSGFGSLLMGAYGKQGLVYAGRVGTGFNNRLLEQLSATLQEIEVKRSPFHGSVPDSRSVHWVRPEVVIEVEFTERTRDGRLRHPAFRGLREDRNPEEIRMTPTKEMAAEGESAEGGKAVTTGRKRKDETSLLGVRLTSPDRVLFPEQGLTKLDLARFYDQIQEWVLPHLARRPLSLVRCPQGRNDECFFQKHPRRAIPASVPRLDVPEKQGSAEYVYVESAADLVGLVQAGALEIHPWGSRIDHLEQPDSLVFDLDPDEGMAWKEILRVAGTLRERIESLGLTPFLRTTGGKGLHLVVPLEPSAEWDPAKAFARAVAEQHAKDDPKRLTTNMSKAKREGRIFIDYLRNGRGATAVASYTVRARQNAPVAVPIRWDELNAALRADRYNVENLRRRLSALREDPWADFSEAARPLNADLLKRVGVK; encoded by the coding sequence ATGGAACGACTCGAGGAGTACCGCCGCAAGCGCGACTTCACGCGAACCCGGGAGCCCGCCGGCGAAGCACGCGGCGAGAGCACACCGGGCGAACTTTACGTGATGCACAAGCACGCGGCGAGTCACGACCACTTCGACCTGCGACTGGAACAGGACGGTGTGCTGAGGAGCTGGGCGCTACCCAAAGGGCCGAGCCTCGAGCCCGGCGAGAAGCGTCTGGCCGTCGAGGTCGAGGATCACCCGCTGGAATACGGCGCCTTCGAAGGCGTGATACCCGAAAAGTCCTACGGCGGCGGCACCGTGATGCTGTGGGATCGCGGCACCTGGCGCGTCAAGGGCCGACCCAAGAAGGATCGCATCGACATCGAGCTCGACGGCGAGCGGCTCAAGGGCAGCTGGACTCTGACCCGCATGAGCGGCAAGCGCCAGGACAAGCAGGGACGCAACTGGCTGTTGATCAAGCGTCACGATGACAAGCCGCGAATGGACGACTCGCTCAGCGTCGATGAAGACACCAGCATCGCCAGCGGACGCAGCATGCACGAGATCGCCGAAGATCGCGATGCCACCTGGTCGTCGAACGAAGGCGATGCCCTCCCTGCTCCACCGGAGCCTTCGCTCCTCGATGGCGCCCGGCGCGCGAAACTGCCACGGGAAGTCAAGCCGCAGCTCGCCACCCTGGCCCGCGAAGTGCCCTCCAAGGGCGACTGGATCCACGAGATCAAGCTCGATGGCTATCGCCTGCTCGCTCGCGTCGAGAGCGGCGAGGTACGGTTCATTACCCGCAACGGCAAGGACTGGACCCACCGGTTTCCCGAACTCGCCCGGGCGCTCTCTCCTCTGCCGGTGGACTCGGCACTGCTCGACGGTGAGGTGGTGGCCATGGGCAAGGATGGCATCAGTCGCTTCGGCCAATTGCAGGAGGCACTGAGCAACGGCCGCACTGCTGCCCTCGTCTATCAGGTATTCGACCTACCCTATCTCGCAGGCCACGACCTCTCGAGCGTGCCGCTGCTCGAGCGCAAGCGTACCCTCGAGGCGCTGCTTGGTGCCGCAAACATGAAGGAAGGTACCATTCGCTACTCCGACCATATCGAGACTCATGGCAAGGCCTTCCATGAGCGCGCCTGCCAGATGGGCCTCGAGGGCATCATCTGCAAGCGCGCCGACAGCCGTTACCAGCAGAAGCGCAGCCGCGACTGGCTCAAGGTCAAGTGCGTCAGCCACGAAGAGTTCGTGGTCGGCGGCTTCACCGACCCCGGCGGCTCGCGGAGTGGCTTCGGCTCGCTGTTGATGGGGGCTTATGGCAAGCAGGGATTGGTCTATGCCGGCCGCGTCGGCACCGGCTTCAACAATCGCCTGCTTGAGCAGCTCAGCGCCACACTGCAGGAAATCGAGGTGAAACGCTCGCCCTTCCACGGCAGCGTGCCGGACAGCCGCTCGGTGCATTGGGTGCGCCCCGAAGTGGTGATCGAGGTGGAGTTCACCGAGCGTACTCGCGACGGTCGCCTGCGGCATCCGGCGTTTCGCGGGCTGCGCGAGGATCGCAACCCGGAGGAGATCCGCATGACCCCGACCAAGGAGATGGCCGCCGAAGGCGAGTCCGCAGAGGGCGGCAAGGCAGTTACGACCGGCCGCAAGCGCAAGGACGAGACCTCGCTGCTCGGTGTACGCCTCACCAGCCCCGACCGCGTGCTGTTTCCCGAGCAAGGCCTGACCAAGCTCGACCTGGCGCGTTTCTACGATCAGATTCAGGAGTGGGTTCTACCCCACCTGGCGCGACGGCCGCTGTCGCTGGTGCGCTGCCCCCAGGGTCGCAACGACGAATGTTTCTTCCAGAAGCACCCGCGCCGCGCCATTCCGGCCAGCGTGCCGCGCCTCGACGTGCCGGAGAAGCAAGGCAGCGCCGAGTACGTTTACGTCGAGAGCGCCGCCGACCTGGTGGGCCTGGTACAGGCCGGGGCGCTCGAAATCCACCCCTGGGGCAGCCGCATCGACCACCTCGAGCAGCCCGATAGCCTGGTGTTCGACCTCGACCCCGACGAGGGCATGGCCTGGAAGGAAATCCTGCGTGTTGCCGGCACCCTGCGCGAGCGCATCGAATCGCTGGGGCTCACGCCTTTCCTGCGCACCACCGGCGGCAAGGGGCTGCACCTGGTCGTGCCGCTCGAACCCAGCGCCGAATGGGACCCGGCCAAGGCCTTCGCCCGCGCCGTCGCCGAGCAGCACGCCAAGGACGACCCCAAGCGTCTGACCACCAACATGTCCAAGGCCAAGCGCGAGGGGCGCATCTTCATCGACTATCTGCGCAACGGCCGCGGCGCCACGGCAGTGGCGTCCTACACTGTGAGAGCGCGCCAGAACGCCCCTGTGGCGGTGCCGATCCGCTGGGACGAACTCAATGCCGCGCTGCGTGCGGATCGCTACAACGTCGAAAACCTGAGACGCCGGCTTTCGGCACTGCGAGAGGACCCCTGGGCGGATTTCTCCGAAGCGGCGCGTCCGCTGAATGCCGACCTGCTCAAACGCGTCGGCGTGAAGTAG